The Lysobacter sp. HDW10 genome window below encodes:
- the rplU gene encoding 50S ribosomal protein L21, translated as MYAVVVTGGKQYRVMQGETLRVEKLDLEAGKDVTFDQILMLGDGDGVKFGDALKGATVSAKVVGHGRADKLRIVKFRRRKHHMKQMGHRQHYTEIEITGIAGGKK; from the coding sequence ATGTACGCAGTTGTAGTAACCGGCGGTAAGCAATACCGCGTGATGCAGGGCGAAACCCTGCGCGTCGAGAAACTCGACCTTGAGGCTGGTAAGGACGTCACGTTCGATCAAATCCTGATGCTGGGTGATGGCGATGGCGTGAAGTTCGGTGATGCGCTGAAGGGCGCTACCGTTTCCGCCAAGGTTGTCGGCCACGGCCGCGCTGATAAATTGCGCATCGTGAAGTTCCGTCGCCGTAAGCACCACATGAAGCAGATGGGTCACCGTCAGCATTACACCGAAATCGAGATCACCGGCATTGCCGGCGGCAAGAAGTAA
- the nth gene encoding endonuclease III, with product MTLAQIDEAFHRFCELEPTPKTELLYDSPFELLVAVVLSAQSTDIGVNKATRKLYPVANSPKKVAALGVEGLKPYIATLGLYNAKAANVIALSNALLEQHNSEVPKTRVELEALPGVGRKTANVVLNTLYGEAVMAVDTHIFRVSNRTGMAPGKTVRQVEDKLMKRVPKWAMQHAHHWLILHGRYICKARSPQCRACPIVDLCNYTDKQLASLE from the coding sequence ATGACCCTCGCTCAAATCGATGAAGCCTTTCATCGGTTTTGCGAGTTGGAACCCACGCCCAAAACCGAACTGCTGTATGACTCGCCGTTCGAGCTCTTGGTGGCCGTGGTGTTGTCTGCGCAATCGACAGATATCGGCGTCAACAAAGCCACTCGCAAGCTGTATCCGGTGGCCAATTCACCGAAGAAAGTTGCCGCCTTGGGCGTAGAGGGCCTCAAGCCCTACATCGCGACCTTGGGCCTTTACAACGCGAAGGCTGCCAACGTCATCGCGCTCTCAAACGCACTGCTTGAGCAGCACAACAGTGAAGTGCCAAAGACGCGCGTTGAACTCGAGGCCTTGCCAGGTGTCGGCCGCAAAACAGCCAATGTCGTGCTCAACACGCTCTACGGTGAAGCGGTGATGGCGGTGGATACGCACATTTTTCGTGTTTCCAATCGCACAGGCATGGCGCCTGGCAAGACCGTGCGACAAGTCGAAGACAAATTGATGAAACGTGTGCCGAAATGGGCGATGCAACATGCGCACCATTGGCTGATATTGCATGGTCGTTACATTTGTAAGGCGCGATCTCCGCAATGTCGCGCATGCCCAATTGTGGATTTGTGCAACTACACCGACAAGCAACTTGCGTCTCTCGAGTGA
- a CDS encoding sulfurtransferase — protein sequence MSWFTLVDCETLATSLADSSIRIVDARAVVGGARGAGREAYEIAHLPGAQFVDLETDLSDHSIEGQGRHPWPSDADFAVLLQKLGISPDHQVVVYDADVGMYAARFWCMLRLFGHAKVAVLDGGIARWLQLGLPVTSEIKVAERTEMRHPGGFDYARLFDHEDVAAHVESGGLLVDARAPERFRGETEPLDRKAGHVPGAVNRPFMANVSEGVFKSKDVLFEEFHTLLSGRTPSDMVAMCGSGVTACHHLLAMAHAGLEGVKLYKGSWSGWIASDARPVETGESSYIGHPHE from the coding sequence ATGAGCTGGTTTACTTTGGTGGATTGCGAGACATTGGCGACGTCGCTCGCCGACAGTTCAATTCGCATAGTCGACGCGCGTGCGGTGGTGGGCGGTGCACGCGGGGCAGGGCGCGAGGCCTATGAAATCGCACATTTGCCTGGCGCGCAGTTCGTCGACTTGGAAACCGATCTCTCGGACCATTCAATAGAAGGACAAGGACGTCATCCTTGGCCGAGTGACGCGGATTTTGCCGTGTTGCTGCAAAAATTGGGCATCAGCCCTGACCATCAAGTTGTGGTCTACGACGCGGATGTCGGCATGTATGCCGCGCGATTCTGGTGCATGCTGCGCTTGTTTGGCCATGCCAAGGTCGCCGTGTTGGATGGCGGCATTGCGCGCTGGTTACAGCTGGGTTTGCCGGTCACGTCTGAAATCAAAGTGGCCGAACGCACAGAGATGCGTCACCCGGGCGGATTCGACTACGCCCGATTGTTTGATCACGAAGACGTCGCCGCACACGTCGAGTCAGGCGGGTTGTTGGTGGATGCACGCGCACCCGAACGCTTCCGTGGCGAAACCGAACCGCTCGATCGCAAAGCCGGTCACGTACCGGGCGCCGTGAATCGGCCGTTTATGGCGAATGTGTCCGAAGGCGTTTTCAAGTCGAAAGATGTGCTGTTCGAAGAGTTCCACACATTGCTGTCAGGGCGGACGCCGTCCGATATGGTGGCGATGTGCGGCTCAGGCGTTACCGCGTGTCATCATTTGCTCGCGATGGCGCATGCCGGACTTGAAGGCGTCAAACTTTACAAAGGCAGTTGGAGTGGTTGGATCGCCTCCGACGCGCGCCCTGTTGAAACAGGCGAATCGAGTTACATAGGACACCCGCACGAATGA
- a CDS encoding thioesterase family protein: protein MAFTYPIELRWRDLDAFNHVNNSNYLTFLEEARIRWFATLREPWLTDEFAPVIASALVNYKFPIEYPANVHVELFTAALGTSSVTIGHRIVGDDGRLYCDGQVVAVWISRKTGKPITLPEGVRHASEMLMEPAAS, encoded by the coding sequence ATGGCATTTACCTACCCCATTGAATTGCGCTGGCGTGATCTGGATGCGTTCAATCACGTCAATAACTCCAACTATTTGACGTTTCTTGAAGAAGCACGGATTCGCTGGTTTGCCACACTGCGTGAGCCGTGGTTGACGGACGAGTTTGCGCCGGTGATTGCGTCGGCATTGGTGAACTACAAGTTCCCGATTGAATATCCGGCCAATGTCCACGTCGAACTGTTTACGGCGGCACTCGGTACTTCCAGCGTCACGATCGGCCATCGCATCGTCGGTGACGATGGGCGTTTGTACTGCGATGGCCAAGTGGTGGCGGTATGGATCAGCCGCAAGACGGGCAAGCCGATCACGCTACCGGAAGGTGTCCGTCACGCGTCGGAAATGCTGATGGAGCCCGCGGCCTCTTAG
- a CDS encoding FKBP-type peptidyl-prolyl cis-trans isomerase N-terminal domain-containing protein has protein sequence MKMRYLAAALAAASLATSVAHAQDLNSDKGKLSYYFGYRAGANMAGLTQQGEQIDINAAIKGMQDAYAKKQPPFTEAQLKPAVDAFQKRMEQRGAQAKAEFDKAAAANKTVSAKVMNDNKAKPGVVALPSGVQYRVIEKGTGARPTLSSTVALDINGPYAYGDAPQGNKGVQSVPSIKVSEIQLVGLREAITQMPAGSRWEITLPPEKAFGDQPNPDVPPNVVVQFDVKVKSVK, from the coding sequence ATGAAGATGCGTTACCTGGCCGCGGCTCTCGCCGCAGCATCGCTTGCCACCTCGGTTGCGCACGCGCAAGATCTCAATTCCGACAAAGGCAAGCTGAGCTATTACTTCGGCTATCGTGCGGGCGCCAACATGGCTGGCCTGACGCAACAAGGCGAACAAATCGATATCAATGCGGCCATCAAAGGCATGCAAGATGCGTATGCGAAAAAGCAACCGCCTTTCACCGAAGCACAGTTGAAGCCGGCTGTTGACGCATTCCAAAAGCGTATGGAACAACGCGGCGCACAAGCCAAAGCGGAATTCGATAAAGCTGCGGCGGCCAACAAGACCGTCAGCGCCAAGGTGATGAACGATAACAAGGCCAAGCCGGGTGTCGTTGCATTGCCAAGCGGCGTTCAGTACCGCGTGATCGAAAAGGGCACCGGCGCACGTCCGACCTTGAGCAGCACCGTGGCTTTGGATATCAACGGTCCTTACGCTTACGGCGACGCACCGCAAGGCAACAAGGGCGTTCAATCGGTTCCGTCCATCAAGGTCAGCGAAATCCAATTGGTTGGTCTGCGTGAAGCAATCACGCAAATGCCGGCCGGTTCGCGCTGGGAAATCACCTTGCCGCCGGAAAAAGCATTTGGCGATCAACCGAACCCGGACGTCCCGCCGAATGTGGTGGTTCAGTTCGACGTGAAAGTTAAGTCGGTTAAGTAA
- a CDS encoding copper chaperone PCu(A)C, with the protein MKTLAFFLGALVLPMMGCAQSKPAICAPQFTQATVRVMPVEMPMQAAYVTIHNPCKQVIEITSASSSGWADVSLHSTQIVNGVSKMRAMPVLTIAPGATVQMHSGGTHIMLMSPTRKVRAGDRTELTFTLRDGRTLRVPFAVKPI; encoded by the coding sequence ATGAAGACACTCGCATTTTTCTTGGGCGCACTCGTGTTGCCGATGATGGGCTGTGCGCAATCCAAGCCGGCCATCTGTGCGCCGCAGTTTACCCAGGCGACTGTGCGCGTCATGCCGGTCGAAATGCCGATGCAGGCCGCGTACGTGACGATTCACAACCCGTGCAAACAGGTCATTGAAATCACATCCGCCAGCAGTTCGGGTTGGGCAGACGTGTCGCTGCATTCGACCCAAATCGTCAATGGCGTCAGCAAGATGCGTGCAATGCCGGTGCTTACCATTGCGCCCGGCGCGACCGTGCAAATGCACTCCGGTGGCACGCACATCATGTTGATGTCACCCACGCGCAAAGTGCGCGCAGGTGATCGCACAGAGTTGACCTTTACATTGCGCGACGGTCGTACGTTACGCGTACCGTTTGCCGTAAAGCCGATTTAA
- a CDS encoding CoA pyrophosphatase yields the protein MSPDFQQGDAASQLEFIEHKILPLDVVPEWGCEEVENASLMREALGIMEFRDAAVLIGLIRRATGLNVLLTVRAEAMRSHAGQVSFPGGRVDDSDASVVHAALRELQEETGIPEMLVRPMGVLPPMATISGYQVVPVVAEIESDHRIEMNPREVSAVFEAPLDWLLNTANLEYREIGMGTHSRKIPQYIIHADYAPYPIWGATAMMLQNLRAHLEKNT from the coding sequence ATGTCGCCTGATTTCCAGCAAGGCGATGCCGCATCGCAACTGGAATTCATCGAGCACAAAATCCTGCCCTTGGATGTCGTGCCCGAGTGGGGTTGCGAGGAAGTCGAGAATGCTTCTTTGATGCGCGAGGCGCTGGGCATCATGGAATTTCGCGATGCTGCAGTGCTGATCGGCCTGATTCGGCGCGCAACGGGGCTCAATGTGCTGCTCACCGTGCGTGCAGAAGCCATGCGCAGTCATGCAGGACAGGTCAGCTTTCCGGGTGGACGTGTGGATGACAGTGATGCGTCTGTGGTGCACGCCGCGCTGCGCGAATTGCAAGAAGAAACCGGTATTCCTGAAATGCTGGTGCGTCCCATGGGTGTGCTCCCGCCGATGGCCACAATCAGCGGCTATCAAGTCGTTCCGGTCGTTGCAGAAATTGAATCAGACCATCGCATTGAGATGAATCCTCGCGAGGTCTCTGCGGTGTTCGAAGCGCCACTGGACTGGCTGCTGAATACCGCAAATTTGGAGTATCGTGAGATCGGAATGGGCACCCATTCGCGCAAAATTCCGCAGTACATCATTCACGCGGACTACGCGCCGTATCCGATTTGGGGGGCTACCGCGATGATGTTGCAAAATCTTCGCGCGCATCTGGAGAAGAACACATGA
- a CDS encoding enoyl-CoA hydratase-related protein — translation MTDSPLLISKKDAICVITVNRPEKLNALNAATLDALDAAFVDAEQDAHIRVIILTGAGPKAFVAGADISEMNTLSAAEGRDFSLRGTRMMRSVERLSKPVIAMVNGFALGGGLELAMCCHMRIASENAKVGQPEINLGLIPGFGGTQRLLRLAGRAAALELCLTGAPITADRALQLGIVNRVVAAEALEAATFELATQFAHASPLALRGMLDCLNVGGECGIEEGLEYESAQFGLMFSTEDMREGTTAFLEKRPAVFKGR, via the coding sequence ATGACTGATTCTCCGTTGTTAATTAGCAAAAAAGACGCCATTTGCGTCATCACCGTGAATAGGCCGGAAAAGCTGAACGCGCTTAATGCGGCGACCTTGGATGCGCTGGATGCGGCCTTTGTAGATGCCGAGCAAGACGCGCACATTCGCGTGATCATCCTCACGGGCGCGGGTCCGAAAGCCTTTGTCGCAGGTGCGGACATCAGCGAAATGAACACCCTGTCTGCCGCTGAAGGCCGTGATTTCTCATTGCGCGGCACGCGCATGATGCGCAGCGTGGAGCGCTTGTCTAAGCCGGTCATCGCCATGGTGAACGGATTTGCATTGGGCGGTGGCCTCGAGCTCGCCATGTGCTGCCATATGCGCATTGCTTCAGAGAACGCCAAAGTCGGTCAACCCGAAATCAATCTCGGTTTGATTCCCGGTTTTGGTGGCACACAACGTTTGCTTCGATTGGCAGGCCGCGCTGCCGCGCTTGAGCTTTGCTTGACCGGTGCGCCGATCACGGCAGACCGTGCGTTGCAATTGGGCATCGTCAATCGCGTTGTCGCAGCAGAAGCACTCGAAGCCGCGACGTTTGAATTGGCGACGCAATTTGCCCATGCGTCGCCCCTCGCATTGCGCGGCATGTTGGATTGCCTCAACGTCGGTGGCGAGTGCGGCATTGAAGAAGGTTTGGAATACGAATCGGCACAATTCGGCTTAATGTTCTCCACAGAAGACATGCGCGAAGGCACGACGGCGTTCTTGGAAAAGCGCCCCGCGGTTTTCAAAGGACGCTGA
- the rpmA gene encoding 50S ribosomal protein L27 codes for MAHKKGVGSSRNGRDSNPKYLGVKMYGGQAIEAGNIIVRQRGTQFHPGTGVGLGRDHTLFALVDGKVEFSVKGANKRRTVSVVSGE; via the coding sequence ATGGCACATAAGAAGGGCGTAGGCTCCTCGCGCAACGGTCGCGATTCCAACCCGAAATACCTCGGCGTCAAGATGTACGGCGGCCAAGCCATTGAAGCCGGCAACATCATCGTTCGCCAACGCGGCACGCAATTCCACCCGGGTACCGGCGTGGGCTTGGGCCGTGACCACACCTTGTTCGCGCTGGTCGACGGCAAGGTTGAGTTCTCCGTGAAGGGTGCTAACAAGCGCCGCACGGTGAGCGTCGTCTCCGGCGAATAA